The DNA sequence CGCCGTTACGGAAGGCATGGCTGCCTGGAAAGCGGGAGATCAGAAAGATTTACTCGAAGGGCTTTACTGGATTGCGCGCTATTCCTATCCAGATGTAGTATTGGAGGAACTCAGGGATGATATTGACATGATCGTTCGTGCTGTACGGCACCAGTTCAATCCCGATGGTCACCCCATTAAACAGGTGAAAGCCATCAATGAAGTGCTCTTCGACCAAATGGGTTTTGGCCCCAACAGCCGTAACTTTCACAACCCGGCCAACTCGATGATCAATCAGGTGTTGAACCACAAAAGGGGGAATCCGATCAGCTTATGTGCCGTGTATTATCTGGTAGCTAAAAAACTCGGGATGCCGATTGCAGGGGTCAACCTCCCCAACCTGTTTGTCCTGATTTACCCGCACGAAACCACACCTTTTTATATCAATGCTTTTAATAAGGGACTGATATTCTCCAAAGAAGATCTACAGGAATATGTCCGCCATCTTCATATCAAGATCGACCCCGTGTATTTCGAGCCTTGTTCACATCAGGCCATCATTATTCGCAGTCTTCGAAATTTGATATTTTCTTTTAAAAAATTAGGGGATACTGAACGCACCAACGAGGTTAGATCGTTATTAGATATTTTTGTAGGAAATTAGATCATTTCAGGACTTTTTGACTTATCCGTGGTTGAATAAGAGGCTTAATTTGAATTATTGAGGGTGTTGTCATGGTTTTTTTAGACTGTTTTGGGATATAGTTTGAATTTATTCTTTAATGTCTTTTTAAAGTGTTGATTTTGGCATATTATGTGTAATAAATCAATCATAAAACAACAACAACCCTGTATGAGTACAATAAAACCCACCGCATCGAGTCAGCGAGTAGCGTCGGTTGATGCACTAAGAGGCTTTGCCATTTTAGGAATTTTGTTTGCCAACATCCTTTCATGGAGTGGTTACAAATTCATCCCCTTTACTGCTATGGAAGGGTTGAAATGGCACGAATTTGACTCCTACATATCGACTTTCCTGAGTGTGTTTATCGACACCAAATTTTACACGATCTTTTCCCTTCTTTTTGGTATTGGTTTTTATTTTCAGTTTAAGAAATTTAAAAATCAGGCAGATCAAAAGCCATTTGTCGATGTTTACCGCCGAAGAATGAGCTTTCTGATTTTATTCGGATTTATTCACATGACTTTCTGGTCGGGAGATATCCTGATGCTTTATGGAATGATGGGTTTCATCTTGCTTGAGCTAAGAAATCTGACCAAAGAAAATTTGTTGAAGGTCAGTATGATTTTGCTGATGAGCTCTTTGGTGTTGGATGTGATCTTGATGTATGTCGCTCCCGGTTATGGAGTGCCTGATGTGGCGCTGGCGAAAAAGCACTATATAGATATGGCACCTGAGGCAGTTTCTGCCGCATTTATGTCTGGCGATTGGTTGACAACACTGAAAGTAAATGCCCACAATATTATGTGGCGCTGGTTCGATTTTGTTCCTATGGGCCGACCAACGAAAGTGTTGGGCTTATTCCTGATGGGCTACTATTTGGCAGAGCAGAATTTCTTCAATACTACCGCTAAAAAAGGCGTCAATTTCTGGAAATTCTTCATTCCTGGTATAGCACTTACTTTAACCGGTAAATACCTTATCGGAGGCAGCATGTCAGCTATTCCTACGCAGTGGAGTGATATTCTTTTCAAAGCGATTGAGGTGCCCGGACAGGTATTGTTAAGCTTGTCGTATGTGTGTTTGTTGGTGGTTACTTACGAATCAAATTTTGGAAAAAAAGCATTGCAGGGACTGACAGACGTTGGTCGGATGTCTTTTACAAACTACCTTTCACATACTATTTTCGGAATTGTTTTATTCTACGGAGTAGGCTTTGGCTACTTTGGGCAGTGGAGCCTGACACAAATCTGGATCGTGGCCGTTGGTTTTTATGCCTTCCAAATCGCCTTCAGTAGAATTTGGTTGAAGGTTTTCGCCTTCGGACCATTGGAGTGGGGATGGAGATGCCTGACTTATAAAACCATGTTCCCTATCCGCAGATCAACGATTGCTGAACAAAAACGCATGGCACAACAAACGGCCTAAAGCGAAAAGATAATTACATAAAAAAGGCGTGTTCCTGTTCGGGGCACGCCTTTTTTTCTTTTAAACTTTCTTTACTTTTAGAGTATTACTTTCCTGACTGATGACCTCAATGGTACTATTGGCTTCAATATAATCGCCGCGAGTAAAAGCATCATAAATCTTGCCCTCAATTTCCACTTTTCCACTCGGCCTCAGGATGGTGTAGGCTTGCCCCTGTAGGCCTACCAAATTATGCTCGTAAGTATTTACGGTGTATCCCTCATCAGAATCCTGGGTGTCCTGCAATGCGATTTTATGAATAAAAGATGATTTGTGAAGCCTGAAGCTCATCACCAAAAGCAGTAGGGTCGTCAGCCCAAAAGCAAGCAGCACTGCGGTAATTGCATTATTGATTTGTGTGGTCGGGACGTGGTCAAAGTTAAAGAAATCGTTGCTGACCATCCCAAGCCCGAGGGCTGCAAGAATCAGGATCAGGCCAGAGATCCCCGCAAAACCAAAACCTGGGATCACAAATATTTCCGCCGCCAGCAAGCCGACGCCAATAATGAACATCAGGATCTCCCAGTATTGTGCCAGGCCATGTAAATAGTGAGGGACCAGGTAGAGGGTCAGGGCAATCGCACTTGCCGCTATTGGAAAACCAACACCAGGCGTTTGGAGCTCAAAATAAATGCCTCCTAAAATGATCATGATGAGCACACCACTGATCATAGGATTTAAAAAGAAAGCAATGATTTTTTCTGTGGCAGAAAGTTCATAATGGCTGAGCTGATAATCATCAATACCAGCCCTTTCGAGCAGCTCGGGGATATTCTCTGCCTCACCAGTCGCAATTTTCCACTTGATAGCTTCTGAGGTGGAAAGCGTGAGCACTTTTCCCGAGTCTGAAAGGTCCTTGATATACAGCGACTGATCAACCATCGCTTCCGCAATTTTTGGGTCGCGGCCCTTGGCTTCTGCCGTGGAGCGCATAATCGAGCGCATATAGGACTGATATTTGTCGGGAGCAGCCTCGCCAGTCTGTACCACAACGGTGGCCGCACCAATACTTGCGCCCTGGGTCATGTAAATGCTGTCGCAGGCCAGCGAAATAAGCGCCCCAGCCGAGGCAGCATCTTTATTAATGAATACATAAACGGGCTGTTCGTAATTTAGGATCCTCGTGCGGATATCGTCAGCATCATTCACCGCCCCACCGTAAGTATCCATTTCAATAACGACCACATCCGATTGTTGGGCATCAGCTTCTTTGAAAGCGAGATCAACATAGCGGTTCATTCTTGGGTCAATTTCGCTGTCAATTTTCATGACAAAAACTTTCGTCTGCGCCCAGCAGCTAAGCTGAACAAGCATGAAAAGTAAAGTCAGGGAGATGGGCCTGAATCGGCCTGTTTGGTTGAATTTCATGAATATAAATATCAGGTGGTTGATCTTATTAAGTGGATACCTGTTGAAAGGGTACTGAATTCTTTATTATAATGAATAAAAGTATTATCCTTGAATAATCTAACACAACGTTAATAAAAATGCTCTTTTGAGCAGGATAATTGTTTTCGGTTAAAAATCGCCAATTTTGAGCAAATTACAAATCATTGAGCTGCCCGCCAGGTTATGGAAGCTTCAGGCAGATGTGCATAGTGGTACGATCGGTTTAGAATTCAGGGAACAGGACAGCCTGCAAGCTAACTTTGCACTCATTACCCCTGAAGGAGAAATGCATGGCCCTTTTGAGATGCCCGAAAAGTGGTGGGTAACGCTTGATGCGGTCATTGGGGCAAAATTATTGGTGCGCAGCTATGAGGATCATGCCAATCCGCAGACCAAAAAACTGTGGTTGCTCGATACGCATGCGCAGGAAATTCTCTGGGAGGTGGATAAATTCTTGCCCAACAGGGTGGATCAGCCTTGGATTTATGGGCACTTTATTGAAGGGGATGAGGGGAAATTCGCCAAAATAAACATGGATACCGCAGCGGCGAGTTATTTATCGCAGGAAAAAGTTGCTGACCACGAGAATGGTGATAAATCCGCCGAAATATCGCATTATGTGGAAGGGACTACCCACTTTGAGCAGGTCCACCGCTTTTTGTCGAAAAAAGTTGGCGATTTTGCGGTAAAAGCAATCGATTATTTTCAATCTGATGGACGAATTATAATTTCTTACTATATTTACGAAGGTGAAAATTTGATTAATAAACTTCACATTTTTGATCGTGAAGGAACAGTGCTCCACCATGATATTTTAGGTACTTCGCTGCCAACAGTAGCACTTCAGAGTTTTTTTGTTCTTTTCGGTCAGTTGATTTTTGTCAACCGTCATAACCAGTTGTCTATATATGAACTGTAAAAAAATAGCAGTTGCAGTTTCTGCATTCCTACTTGCATTCACGTTTAATGTCGCCGATGCCTCAGCGCAAGCGATAAAAACCCATACGATTCAAAAGGGGCAAACCCTTTACTCCATTGCCAGACAGTACCATGCTTCTGTTAAGGAGCTTGAAGAGCTGAACCCTGGCCTGACCAATAATATTGCGGCTGGCCAAACGATTAAAGTGCCCGCAGGCACCGCACAGGCGACCGCATCGAAGAAAGTCCATGTCGTGAAATCTGCGGAAACATTGTACAGTATTTCAAGACAATATAATGTCAGCGCTAATCAGTTGATTCAGTATAATAACTTGAAATCTACTGCGCTAACTGCCGGACAAGCACTTAAAATCCCATCTGATGGTGCTGATGCGGTAAAGGTGGCGAGTGAAATTGCCAAGGCGAACAGTAAAAAGCATAAGGTACAGCGAGGAGAAACCCTCTATGCCATTGCTCAGAAATATCAGGTTTCGGTAGCGAATATCAAATCGTGGAACGCCATGAAAGGCAACTCGCTTGATGTGGGGCAGGAGTTGATTGTTGGTTTGGGAAAAGCAGAAGCCAGTCCAGTTGTAGTGGCTGAAGTTAATGTTCCTGCCAAGAAAGAAACCGCCAGCCCAACGAAAACATTGCCAGCAACAGCGGCAAAGAGTGATAAGCCGGTGAAGGAAATCCCTTATTCCCGCGAAGAAATTCAGGATGGCTCGGAGTTCAAGAAGGTGGTTGAACGCGGAATGTCAGGAATTATGACAGGCTCTGAGGACACTAAAAAATATTTGGCCCTGCACCCTACGGCACCCGTTGGAACAATTATGCAGGTAAGAAATGACATGAACAATCGCAGTGTTTTTGTTCGTGTGATTGGAAAGTTGCCTCCTACGGGCGACAACAAGAAATTGGTGATCAGCCTGAGTAAAACAGCTTATGAGCGATTGGGCGCATTCGATCAGCGGTTCCCTGTAGAGGTAACCTATGTGCCTTAATCGATCCAAAAATATAGATCTTAAAACCCGCCTCGTGCGGGTTTTTTTATGCCCAATGGAGATTTATTTTCCCTGTAATAGGTGCTTTTTTGGATACTAAGCGCTAACTTAATGGAAACTGCGTGCTATTGTGTGGTTTTATTTGCGGAAGTAATTTAAACTTAGCAGGTATTATTGGTATAATTAAAAGGTATTTGATGGGCGAGGGTTGCAGGTGGTTTTTTTTGAATAATGAAAGATTTATCTTTGTAAAATATTATAAACTTATTGAAATGAACAATATGAACTCACTTAAACTATTTTTTGTCGCTTTTGCGATGATTTTCGCTTTTCAGGCAAAGGCGCAGAAAGAGGTTTCAGGCGTGAAATTACCAGCAACCACAACTGTTGACGGGCAGAAACTCACCCTTAATGGTGCGGGAACTCGCTCTAAATATTTTATGGATTTATATGTTGGTGCGTTGTATTTGGGCGCTTCATCCAAAGATGCCGCTGGAGTAGTTGGCGCTGATGAAGTACAGTCGGTGAAATTGACCATCATTTCTGGTTTGGTAACCCGTGATAAATTCAACAGCTCTACCAAAGAAGGGTTCGAGGCATCAACCAATGGAAATACCGAGGCTTTAAAGTCGGAGATCGATCAGTTTATGGGTGCCTTTTCTGAGGATATCAGTAAGCAGGACGCTTTCGACTTCAATTATATTCCAGGTAAAGGAACACAAGTATTGAAAAACGGAAAGTTATTAACGACCATCGAAGGTATGGAATTCAAGAAAGCTTTGTTCGGCATTTGGTTAGGAAACAAACCAGCAGACAAAGGATTGAAATCTGCGATGATGGGCAAATAATAAGCCTTGAAAAATAAATACAAAGGAGCACACTTCAGCAGTGTGCTCCTTTTTTTATATCATTCCCCATCGTGATCAAAAGGGATATTCAGAAATTGATTGAGCGGTGCCATGGCTCGGAAAATCTCATCACATTGCGTCAGGATGCGCTCTTGCATGAAATCCTGTATGGGCATGGGCTTCATCGCCAGGAAATCTTTATGGCGAAGAAATGCAATCAGTGGGTCATTTTTGTCATAACCACGTGGGGCAGTTTTAAGGGTGTCGCCTTGCAATCCGCCAAATTGTGCCACAAAATCGGGGGCTTCAACAATTTGCCGAAAGGCATCACCATTATAGTAGATTTCCTCCCGAATGCTTTTCAGTCGTGCACCCTGCGGCTGCCAAACGCCTCCGGCAATCATACATTTTTCAGGTTCGAGGTGGACATAAATCCCCGCACGGTCAGATTTTCGGTTACCGCTGATCCATGCGCCTAAATGTGTTTTGTAGGGGCGTTTGTCTTTAGAAAAACGAACATCCCTGTAAATTCTGAAAACGCTTTTTTTGGGGTCTTCCAGGGCAAGCAAGGGGTCGTATTTGGCGGCAATGGGAATCAGTTGTGCCATAAGTGCGGCCAGTTCGTCCTTGGCACTAATGTATAATGCTTTATGCTCCTGAAACCATTCGCGGTTGTTATTGTCCTGAAGCTGGCTCAGGAAGTCAAAAGTTGAGCGAGAGATCATGGGGTCATTTTTTGGTGAACAAATTGTTTGTCAGTATAAAGATACAGCCTAATGCTACAATCGGTAAATCTGTGGATTAAAATATAAGGTAACTTTTGAGGGTTTAGGTATTAATTCCCTGCGATGCTGGCAGCTGTGGCGTAAAATGAACGGCAGAGCGGGTACAGGGAGGAATCGGTAAGTCTTTAAGTGTCAATTTGGGAAAATTTCCGTAAGTTTGAGAACTTTTGAATCATTAAGGAATTTAGGAATTTGGATATATCAGTCATTGTACCGCTTTTCAACGAAGAGGAATCGCTGCCAGAGTTGACCGCATGGATTGACCGTGTGATGAAAGCCAACAACTTTATCTACGAACTGATAATGGTAGATGATGGAAGTAAAGACCGATCTTGGGAGATCGTTAAGTCTTTGCGTGGGCAATATCCCGCTATTCAGGGAATTAAATTCAATCGAAACTATGGGAAATCTGCGGCCCTTAATCGTGGCTTTGCGGCTGCGCATGGCGAGGTGGTCATTACCATGGATGCCGATCTTCAGGATAGCCCCGATGAAATCCCTGGCCTGTACCGTAAAATCGTCGAAGAAGGCTTCGATTTGGTGTCTGGCTGGAAGGAAAAGCGCTATGACCCGATCTCCAAAACCATTCCGTCAAAATTCTTTAATTATGTTACCCGAAAACTTTCGGGCATTCAGCTGAATGATTTTAATTGTGGACTGAAAGCCTACCGCCTCGAGGTGGTCAAGAGTGTGCAGGTGTATGGCGAGATGCACCGTTACATTCCTGTGCTGGCCAAATGGGCGGGCTTTTCCAATATTGGCGAGCAGGTTGTACAGCACCGTGCACGGAAGTACGGAGAAACCAAGTTTGGCCTTGAGCGGTTTGTTCATGGCTTCCTGGATTTGCTCTCAGTAACTTTTGTGTCGCGCTTCAAGAAAAAGCCAATGCACTTTTTTGGGGTCTTTGGTACGCTCAGCTTTATGATGGGTTTTTTCACCACGCTCTACCTGATCTTCAATAAAATTTATTGCCTGTATCAGCATATGCCCGTCCGCGAGATCGTCGATCAGCCTTTGTTTTATATTGCATTGGTTGCCGTAGTGATCGGTATGCAGTTGTTCCTCGCAGGATTTATTTCTGAGTTACTCGTGATGAAAAATGATCATTCCAACGATTATTTGGTTGCTGATGTGATTGAAAATGAGGTCACCACTGAAGGCCCCGTTGAAGGTTAATTTAATATTTTCGTCGTTAAAGAACCATGAATACGTTTTTTTCGATTATCGTTCCCGTGTATAATCGTCCGGAGGAGATTACAGAATTTCTGAATAGTTTGCTCACGCAGACTTACCACGATTTTGAGGTCATTATTGTGGAGGATGGTTCTACGGAGGATTGTAAAGCGATTGCGGAGCAATTTGCCGACCGCCTGCAACTTCAGTATTTTTACAAAGAAAATACAGGGCAGGGGCCGAGTCGTAACTTGGGTTTCTCCAAAGCAAAGGGCGATTTCTTCCTGGTCTTTGATAGTGATGTTATTCTGCCCAAAACTTATCTCAGTACGGTAGATGCCGAGCTGAAAATCCGTAAACTTGATGCTTTCGGTGGACCCGATGCCGCACACCCAGGATTTAACAGCCTGCAAAAAGCAACGACTTACGCCATGACCTCCTTTTTTACCACTGGTGGCATACGTGGCGGAAGTAAGGCCGATGAGAAATTTCAGCCGCGCAGTTTCAATATGGGGATGAGCAGAAAGGTGTATGAAGCGACCCACGGTTTTCATCTGGATCGTTTGAGTGAAGATATTGAACTTTCGATTCGTATGCGTAATCTGGGTTTTAAAGTCGGCTTAATTCCCGAAGCATGGGTGTACCATAAACGCCGCACTTCCCTTCGGCAGTTTTTCAAACAGGTGTTTTCTTTTGGGCATGGCCGATGGATACTCAGCGGTATTCACCATGGGCAATTAAAGGCCATTCATTGCTTTCCTTCTGTTTTTGTGCTTGGGCTGATTTTTACCTTCACCTCATTTCTGTGGAGCATTCCATTGGGGAGCTTCTGCCTGTCGGTATTGTTGCTGTGGTATTTTGCGATTTTGCTGGATGCCTCCCAAAAAAACAATAGCCTGACGGTCGGCTTGCTCAGTATGGTTACTTCAACAATCCAACTTTCAGGCTATGGCTTGGGCTTCCTTCGCGGTGGCTTCCGAAAGCTCCTGGGCATGAAAATCTATTAATTCTTTCGGCAGAAATAAACAATTTCTTCAGCAGGAAAGCCGTATTTTCGGACTTCCTCTTCAGGCAAACGCTGAACGAACGTGTCTTCGAGAACATCGAAACCAGCCTTTTTCAAACGCTGGCCATAATCCCTGCCAAACAGGCGTACGTGGTCCGTTTGTCCGTAGGCATCCTCTCTTGCCTGTGGGCTCGTAATGCTTGGGTCCTCAAAAGTATGTTCGAGGCTCATGTCCTGTGGCGACTGCAAAATGGCAAAGCCTCCTTTTTTCAGGACACGGAAAATTTCCGACATCGCCTGGTGGTCATCTTCCACATGTTCCATAACATGATTGCAGAATACGGCATCAAAGTGATGGTCCTCAAAAGGGATCTGATGAACATCCATCTTCACTTTTGCCAAAGGCGACTCGAGGTCTCCCGTGATGTATTCCAAATTGCGCATTTTTTCAAATCGCTTGATGAAGCAGAGCTCAGGCGCAATATGCAATACCTTTTTTGGGGCAGTAAAGAAATCGGTTTTGTCTTCGAGGTATCGCCACATCAGGCGGTGACGCTCAAGGGTCAGGCAGTTGGGGCATAGGGCATTGGCCCTCGGAGGGGTTCGGCCGTAAGGTAAAAATTCCCGATATTCATGATCGCACACATTACAGTGAACGCCATGTCCACGGTAGAATAAACCCAGAAATTTTGCACCAAAATGGGCAAAGTGTTGGAGGTATTTTCTTGGAATATGTTTGATGACAAAACTGATGAGTTTCTTCATTGTCTGAGCGAAATTGTTGGCGCTTGAAAAATTGTTTACGGTGCCAAAACTGATCAATCAGTGAGCACGAAAGGCAAATATAGCCAAGATTTTCATTTCCTCAATTTACATTTGGGCCTCGCCCTGAGATAAAGTCTGTTAAACTTTAATTTTTGCCCAAATTTTAAGAGTTTTAGCTTTAGTGGCATCAATTCCTCTCCTAATCTAAATATGCGGTATCTTTTATTTTTTCTACTGATCATTTTCCTTTTCGCCCCTGCGCAGGTATGGGCGCAGACGAAGGCCTCAAGAACCAGTGCTACCGAGGCACAGTCGAGTAAATATTTAGCGAAAAAACATCGATCAAAGCAAAATCAATACTCGTATATCATCAAGAAGAACAGCAAGAAAACACTCTATGGAAACCCTTGTTTTACGCAGGCTACTCACAATATGGGCTTTGAATATTTGATTATGCCCAAAGGTAGAAAGCCTTATAAAAACGAATGGCAGCGGTTTTGGCAGAATTTTGGCGTGAAAACCAAGCTGTTTTTTACCCGTGGCCCATGGTGGAAACTCAAGCTGAATAAGCAGTTTAAGGAGTGCCAGATACAAACAGGGGACTACAACCCAGGAATATAATTTTTGATATTTTACCATCTCGATATGAAAAAGCTAATTTTTTCGCTTATCGTCCTGACATTTTTTGTTTCCTGCAAGAAAGAAAGTCTGGACATGCAGTCGTTGAAGCTGAACATTCAACACCAGGTGGGCGATGAGCCACTAAAGCTGAATCAGTACCTGTACACCAACCGTAGTGGAGAAAAATTTGAAGTAACCAAGCTCAACTATTATATCAGTGAAATACAGCTTTTAAAAGATGAAAAGGTCATTTTTGTGAAAGACAGCCTGTGGTACACCTCTCTTTCGGGTGCGCAGACCGATCAGCAGATTAGTCTGCCAGAAGCACCCGTGGGACGCTTCGATGCGGTGCAGTTTACTTTCGGATTACCTGACCAGTGGAATGCGGAAGATAAGGTTCCTTTGGATCAGTTCAGGGCGATGGTGTGGCCTGCCCATATGGGTGGTGGACTTCATTTTATGAAATTTGAAGGGAATTATTTCAAGGCACCACAGGGAGAGGAAGAGGCCAATGGTTTTGCCATTCACAGTGGTAATTTATTGAAGGATGGCGTTGTTCACGATCATTTTTTTACCGTTCATGTGCCGATTGCTTCCTCAACAGAGGCAACCAGGGAGGTGAATTTAGTATTCGATGTGTCGAAATGGGTAGATCAGCCAGCACAAGCCTACCCATTTGCGGAATTGTCAGGTATTATGGGGAGCGTAGAAAAGCAAGCCATATTGGTGAAGCATGGTCCGACCGCATGGCGTGAAAAATAGTAAGCAGATGAGAAAATATACATTTTTGTTGATTGCACTGACCGCCATGGCATTTTCGTGTGTGTGGCAAAAAGAGCCTGCACAGGAAAACGTAGCGACACCCTACGCATTGGAAGCGCCTGCAAAATTTCCCAAAATCAGTATCCCTGAAGATAATCCGATGACGGTGGAAGGCGTGGCAATGGGGCGAAGAATTTACTACGACAGGTCATTGAATACCCAAAAGGTGGGGGTGGCCTGTAGCGATTGCCATCAGCAAAAAGCAGGATTTAGCAGTCCTGGTGAAAAAGGGCAGTTGGCAATTATGCCTCATGTAAACTTGGCTTATGAGACCTCCTTTTTATGGAATGGCGCAGAACAGGGGATTCTCGAGGATGTGATGCTCTTCGAGATTAAAGATTTTTTTGCCGCAGACCTGAGCTATGTTAATGCCGATGCGGAATATAAGCGATTGGCCAAAGTCGCCTTTGGGAAAGATGATATTGATTATCAGACGATGGCTTATGCTCTGGCGCAATTTTCAAGAACGCAGCTGAGTGGTAACTCAAAATTCGATCAGTACAATCGGGGCGAAATTCAGCTTTCTGAACAGGAAAAACGGGGGCTTGAGCTTTTCTTCAGTGAAGATGGCGACTGTTTTCACTGCCATAGCACGGTGCTGTTTTCTGATAGTGATTTTCATAATATTGGCTTGGACAGCACCTTCAATTTAGGGAATGCTGGGCGGTATGTTATTTCTCAGGACTCCGTTGATATCGGTAAATTCAAAACCCCAAGCTTGCGTAATATTGCCGTTTCTGCTCCTTATATGCACGATAACCGCTTTGAAACCCTGGAGCAGGTGGTTGATTTTTATGCCGAAGGTGTTCATTTTACCAAGTACACCGACCCTTTAATGAAGCATGAGGGAGGGATTAATCTCAACCAACAACAAAGGGTGGATTTGATCGCTTTCCTGAACACACTGACCGACGAAAGTTATCTTTCGAATGAGGAACTTTCGAACCCCTTCAATACGAATGAAAAAAATTAACAATTTTCTCAACGCTATCCTTATCTTTGCCCTTAAATTCAGCCATTTGAGGCATTTTTAGAAAGAAAGCGTTCGTTAAGGTGTTAAAGAAATTTTGGAATAAGTCCCACTTTGGGAAAGTAGTGATTGTCGGGCTGGCAGCAGCTTTGGCTGGTGTCATTTTTATTGTAGGTTTTGTGTTGTCCATAAAAATGGGCGCCTTTGGGGATTTGCCCACAGCAGCAGACCTCAAAAAAATTGAGAATAATCAGGCGGCATTGGTGTACAGTGCCGACGGAAAAATATTGGGGAAATACTTCGTTCAAGAGCGTACCAATATCAAATATAAAGATCTTTCCCCTGATCTGGTACATGCTTTGGTGGCCACGGAAGATGCCCGCTTTTTCGAGCATGATGGTGTGGATTACCGTGCCTGGGCGCGGGTTTTTGTCAAAACATTGCTTTTAGGTAATCGCTCCTCGGGTGGAGGCTCTACCCTGACGCAGCAACTGGCCAAAAACCTCTTTCCAAGAGCGGGAGGCAGCAAGCTGGATTTGGTGGCTTCAAAAATCAAGGAAGTCATTATTGCCCGCACGATCGAAGATCTTTACACCAAAGAGGAAATCATTAATCTTTACCTGAACACGGTGCCTTTTGGCGATAATAGCTATGGAATTCAGACGGCGAGCCGTAAATTCTTCAGTTGTGAGCCCAAAGACCTCAGCACCCAGGATGCCGCGGTGTTGATCGGCATGCTCAAGGCCAATTATTATTATAACCCGAGGGTATTCCCTGACCACGCCTTCAAACGACGTAATATTGTGCTTTCGCAAATGCAGAAGTACAATTACCTTACATTGGCGCAGGAGGATTCTTTGCAACGCCTTCCCCTGAAAACCAAGTATCGTTCTTTTGGTCAAAATACGGGTATTGCCACTTATTTTAGGGAACAACTCAGAAGGGTGGTACTGGCCAAACTCGACAGTATTAATGAGGGATTTCCCAAAGAGCAGCAATATGATCTCTACCGTGATGGGCTGAAAATTTATACGACCATTGATTCCCGCATGCAAACACTGGCAGAAGAAGCCATGAAGGAGCATATGGTGAATTTACAAAAATCGTTCAATCAGCACTGGAAGGGGCGTACTCCATGGAAAGGGCACCCTGCCGTATTTGAACGTGCAAAAAGAAACAGCCAGCGCTATAAAAGCCTGTTGGCAGCCAAGGCAAGCCCTGAACAAATTGAGCAATCTTTTGCGACGCCAGTAAACATGGAAATCCTGACCGATGACTATGAGAAGAAGCTGGTGAAAATGAGCCCGAATGACTCGATCAAGCATTACCTGCATTTTCTGAATATGGGAATGG is a window from the Persicobacter psychrovividus genome containing:
- a CDS encoding DUF2461 domain-containing protein gives rise to the protein MISRSTFDFLSQLQDNNNREWFQEHKALYISAKDELAALMAQLIPIAAKYDPLLALEDPKKSVFRIYRDVRFSKDKRPYKTHLGAWISGNRKSDRAGIYVHLEPEKCMIAGGVWQPQGARLKSIREEIYYNGDAFRQIVEAPDFVAQFGGLQGDTLKTAPRGYDKNDPLIAFLRHKDFLAMKPMPIQDFMQERILTQCDEIFRAMAPLNQFLNIPFDHDGE
- a CDS encoding glycosyltransferase family 2 protein; the protein is MDISVIVPLFNEEESLPELTAWIDRVMKANNFIYELIMVDDGSKDRSWEIVKSLRGQYPAIQGIKFNRNYGKSAALNRGFAAAHGEVVITMDADLQDSPDEIPGLYRKIVEEGFDLVSGWKEKRYDPISKTIPSKFFNYVTRKLSGIQLNDFNCGLKAYRLEVVKSVQVYGEMHRYIPVLAKWAGFSNIGEQVVQHRARKYGETKFGLERFVHGFLDLLSVTFVSRFKKKPMHFFGVFGTLSFMMGFFTTLYLIFNKIYCLYQHMPVREIVDQPLFYIALVAVVIGMQLFLAGFISELLVMKNDHSNDYLVADVIENEVTTEGPVEG
- a CDS encoding glycosyltransferase, which translates into the protein MNTFFSIIVPVYNRPEEITEFLNSLLTQTYHDFEVIIVEDGSTEDCKAIAEQFADRLQLQYFYKENTGQGPSRNLGFSKAKGDFFLVFDSDVILPKTYLSTVDAELKIRKLDAFGGPDAAHPGFNSLQKATTYAMTSFFTTGGIRGGSKADEKFQPRSFNMGMSRKVYEATHGFHLDRLSEDIELSIRMRNLGFKVGLIPEAWVYHKRRTSLRQFFKQVFSFGHGRWILSGIHHGQLKAIHCFPSVFVLGLIFTFTSFLWSIPLGSFCLSVLLLWYFAILLDASQKNNSLTVGLLSMVTSTIQLSGYGLGFLRGGFRKLLGMKIY
- a CDS encoding class I SAM-dependent methyltransferase: MKKLISFVIKHIPRKYLQHFAHFGAKFLGLFYRGHGVHCNVCDHEYREFLPYGRTPPRANALCPNCLTLERHRLMWRYLEDKTDFFTAPKKVLHIAPELCFIKRFEKMRNLEYITGDLESPLAKVKMDVHQIPFEDHHFDAVFCNHVMEHVEDDHQAMSEIFRVLKKGGFAILQSPQDMSLEHTFEDPSITSPQAREDAYGQTDHVRLFGRDYGQRLKKAGFDVLEDTFVQRLPEEEVRKYGFPAEEIVYFCRKN
- a CDS encoding MbnP family protein — translated: MKKLIFSLIVLTFFVSCKKESLDMQSLKLNIQHQVGDEPLKLNQYLYTNRSGEKFEVTKLNYYISEIQLLKDEKVIFVKDSLWYTSLSGAQTDQQISLPEAPVGRFDAVQFTFGLPDQWNAEDKVPLDQFRAMVWPAHMGGGLHFMKFEGNYFKAPQGEEEANGFAIHSGNLLKDGVVHDHFFTVHVPIASSTEATREVNLVFDVSKWVDQPAQAYPFAELSGIMGSVEKQAILVKHGPTAWREK
- a CDS encoding cytochrome-c peroxidase, producing the protein MRKYTFLLIALTAMAFSCVWQKEPAQENVATPYALEAPAKFPKISIPEDNPMTVEGVAMGRRIYYDRSLNTQKVGVACSDCHQQKAGFSSPGEKGQLAIMPHVNLAYETSFLWNGAEQGILEDVMLFEIKDFFAADLSYVNADAEYKRLAKVAFGKDDIDYQTMAYALAQFSRTQLSGNSKFDQYNRGEIQLSEQEKRGLELFFSEDGDCFHCHSTVLFSDSDFHNIGLDSTFNLGNAGRYVISQDSVDIGKFKTPSLRNIAVSAPYMHDNRFETLEQVVDFYAEGVHFTKYTDPLMKHEGGINLNQQQRVDLIAFLNTLTDESYLSNEELSNPFNTNEKN